Proteins from one Gasterosteus aculeatus chromosome 11, fGasAcu3.hap1.1, whole genome shotgun sequence genomic window:
- the pold1 gene encoding DNA polymerase delta catalytic subunit: protein MEFKRRNGGPLKVGATQAKRGKTNDDWEDSPSRFEEELSMFDEAEMETEEIEGQAGHDVIPVGDLFSADLNPRWRRPPAPPLNPSSDKLVFQQIDLDYYLGATVAGMPGQVQGNVPIIRMFGVTDSGNSVCCHVHGFAPYFYVQAPSGFTSDSLGDFKRELNSVVLKDMRSNKDNISVTVLAVDITRKENMYGYHGKRMLDFLRITMAMPRLIAPAKRLLEQGFKFGAFPMQGYQSYEANIDFEIRFMVDSDVVGCCWIELPKSKYRVREEKSMGATDSLYPGKVSLCQYEVDVGWTDLISHPAEDEWQRIAPLRVLSFDIECAGRKGIFPEADKDPVIQIASMVQRQGEKEPFIRTVFTLQSCASIVGSQILCFTQETQLLQSWAEFLRTVDPDIITGYNIQNFDFPYLLNRAAALKVKLFPYLGRVRVMKSVMRDLNFQSKQMGRRENKIINMEGRVQFDLLQILLRDYKLRSYTLNAVSFHFLQEQKEDVQHSIITDLQNGNEQTRRRLAVYCLKDAYLPLRLLQKLMCVINYMEMARVTGVPLTYLLSRGQQIKVVSQLLRQAMKQDLVMPVVRPEGGEDYTGATVIEPEKGYYSVPIATLDFSSLYPSIMMAHNLCYTTLLQKGSPERQNLSPEDFIKTPTGDMFVKSSVRKGLLPEILENLLSARKRAKTELKKETDPFKRQVLDGRQLALKISANSVYGFTGAQVGKLPCLEISQSVTGFGRQMIEQTKQLVESKYTISNGYQGDAKVIYGDTDSVMVKLGVATVREAMDVGKEAAEWISSHFTPPIKLEFEKVYYPYLLINKKRYAGLYFSGSADTHEKMDCKGIETVRRDNCPLVANLINTCLQRILIDRDPQGAVAHAKEVISDLLCNRIDISQLVITKELTRTAQEYAGKQAHVELAERMKKRDAGSAPNLGDRVPYVIIKAAKGVAAYMKSEDPIFVLENTIPIDTQYYLEQQLSKPLLRIFEPILGETKAENVLLKGDHTRCKTVLTSKVGGLMAFAQKRSTCIGCKAVLKTEAAVCDFCKRKESELYQKEIFHLNTLEERFSRLWTQCQRCQGSLHEDVLCTSRDCPIFYMRKKVQKDLDDQSTLVNRFGW, encoded by the exons ATGGAGTTTAAGCGACGCAATGGTGGCCCGCTTAAGGTTGGTGCCACCCAGGCCAAACGGGGTAAAACGAATGACGACTGGGAAGACAGTCCATCGCGTTTTGAAGAGGAATTGTCCATGTTTGATGAAGCAGAAATGGAGACCGAGGAGATTGAGGGGCAAGCAGGCCATGACGTTATTCCCGTAG GTGACCTCTTCTCAGCTGACCTTAACCCCCGTTGGAGGCGGCCTCCCGCCCCTCCACTGAACCCATCATCGGATAAATTGGTGTTTCAGCAGATTGATCTTGACTATTATTTAG GTGCCACGGTGGCTGGCATGCCTGGCCAGGTACAGGGAAATGTTCCAATCATTCGCATGTTTGGGGTGACGGACAGCGGCAACAGTGTGTGTTGCCACGTTCACGGCTTTGCCCCTTATTTCTATGTCCAGGCACCAAGTG GTTTCACATCTGATTCCCTGGGTGACTTTAAAAGAGAGTTGAACTCTGTTGTCTTAAAGGACATGCGATCCAATAAGGACAACATCTCGGTCACAGTGTTGGCTGTGGACATCACCCGCAAAGAGA ACATGTACGGTTACCATGGGAAACGCATGCTGGACTTTTTACGGATAACAATGGCGATGCCTCGTCTCATCGCTCCAGCAAAAAGATTACTGGAGCAGGGCTTTAAATTTGGAGCATTCCCAATGCAGGGATACCAATCGTATGAGGCCAACATCGATTTTGagataag GTTCATGGTGGACAGTGATGTGGTGGGATGCTGCTGGATTGAACTTCCCAAAAGCAAGTACAGAGTGCGTGAAGAGAAGAGCATGGGGGCCACAGATTCGTTGTACCCAGGCAAG GTGTCCTTGTGTCAGTATGAGGTGGATGTGGGATGGACAGATTTGATAAGTCATCCTGCAGAGGATGAGTGGCAGAGGATTGCCCCACTCAGGGTGCTCAGCTTTGACATCGAGTGTGCAGGAAGAAAAG GAATCTTCCCAGAAGCTGACAAAGACCCTGTGATTCAGATCGCGTCGATGGTGCAGCGGCAGGGTGAAAAGGAGCCCTTCATTCGCACCGTGTTCACGCTCCAGTCCTGTGCCAGCATCGTGGGCTCCCAGATCCTGTGCTTCACGCAGGAGACGCAGCTCCTGCAG AGCTGGGCGGAGTTTTTGAGGACTGTCGACCCAGACATCATCACTGGATACAACATCCAAAACTTTGACTTTCCCTACTTGCTCAACAGGGCAGCTGCCTTAAAG GTGAAACTCTTTCCCTACCTCGGCCGCGTGCGAGTCATGAAGTCAGTCATGCGGGACCTAAACTTCCAGAGCAAGCAGATGGGCCGCAGAGAGAACAAGATCATTAATATGGAGGGCCGGGTTCAGTTTGATCTACTGCAG ATTCTTCTCAGGGACTATAAACTGCGCTCATACACACTGAACGCCGTGAGTTTCCACTTCCTGCAAGAACAGAAAGAAGATGTGCAGCACTCGATCATCACCGATCTGCAG AATGGAAACGAACAGACTCGTCGACGGTTGGCCGTCTACTGCCTCAAAGACGCCTACCTGCCGCTGCGCCTGCTGCAGAAGCTGATGTGTGTGATTAACTACATGGAGATGGCCAGAGTGACCGGCGTGCCTCTCACCTACCTGCTGTCGAGAGGACAGCAGATCAAAGTTGTCTCTCAGCTTTTACGACAG GCCATGAAACAAGACCTGGTCATGCCTGTTGTGAGGCCAGAAGGAGGGGAAGACTACACTGGGGCAACTGTCATTGAGCCAGAGAAAGG TTATTACAGCGTACCTATTGCCACCCTGGATTTCTCCTCCTTGTATCCTTCCATCATGATGGCTCACAATCTGTGCTACACCACCCTGCTGCAGAAAGGCTCACCAGAGAGACAGAA CCTCTCACCAGAGGACTTCATCAAGACTCCAACTGGCGATATGTTTGTGAAGAGCTCTGTAAGAAAAGGACTTCTACCGGAGATCCTGGAGAACCTGCTGTCTGCCAGGAAGAG GGCCAAAACGGAGCTGAAGAAGGAGACGGACCCTTTCAAGAGGCAGGTGCTGGACGGCCGACAGCTGGCCCTCAAAATCAGCGCCAACTCTGTGTACGGCTTCACAGGCGCTCAGGTTGGCAAGCTGCCCTGCTTAGAGATCTCTCAG AGCGTCACCGGTTTTGGAAGACAGATGATTGAGCAAACCAAACAACTGGTAGAGTCCAAGTACACTATTTCCAATGGTTACCAAGGCGATGCCAAG GTCATTTATGGGGACACAGATTCCGTCATGGTTAAGCTTGGAGTTGCCACCGTGAGGGAGGCAATGGATGTGGGCAAGGAGGCAGCAGAGTGGATATCGTCCCATTTCACGCCGCCCATCAAACTGGAGTTTGAGAAG GTGTATTACCCTTACCTGCTGATCAACAAGAAGCGGTACGCAGGCCTCTATTTCTCTGGCAGTGCCGACACTCATGAGAAGATGGACTGTAAAGGCATCGAGACTGTCCGCAGAGACAATTGCCCTCTGGTGGCAAACCTCATCAACACCTGTCTGCAGAGAATCCTCATAGACAG GGATCCCCAGGGCGCTGTGGCTCACGCCAAAGAAGTGATCTCTGACCTGCTGTGCAACCGCATTGACATCAGTCAGCTTGTCATCACCAAGGAGCTCACGCGCACTGCGCAGGAGTACGCTGGCAAACAGGCGCACGTGGAGCTGGCTGAGAG GATGAAGAAAAGAGATGCTGGCAGCGCCCCAAACCTGGGAGACAGAGTTCCTTACGTCATCATCAAGGCTGCAAAGGGAGTGGCGGCGTACATGAAGTCAGAG GACCCAATCTTTGTGCTGGAGAACACAATTCCCATCGACACACAATACTacctggagcagcagctgtccAAGCCTCTGCTGAGAATATTTGAGCCCATCCTGGGAGAGACCAAGGCAGAAAACGTCCTCCTCA AGGGCGACCACACACGCTGCAAGACCGTGTTGACCTCGAAGGTTGGGGGCCTGATGGCATTTGCTCAAAAGAGGAGCACCTGTATCGGCTGCAAAGCTGTACTCAAGACGGAAG CGGCGGTGTGCGATTTCTGTAAGAGGAAGGAGTCTGAACTGTATCAAAAAGAG ATCTTTCACCTGAACACACTGGAGGAGCGTTTCTCTCGCTTGTGGACTCAGTGTCAGCGCTGTCAGGGTTCCTTGCACGAGGACGTGCTCTGCACCAG
- the gys1 gene encoding glycogen [starch] synthase, muscle encodes MPLARSLSVTSLSGMEDWDEEFELEDAVLFEIAWEVANKVGGIYTVIQTKARLTAEEWGENYFLVGPYVESNVRTQVELIEPTNPVLKRTIDKMNSSGCKVYFGRWLIEGSPYVVLIDVAFTAWSLDSWKRELWDLCDIGVPWFDREANDAVLFGFLTAWLLGEYAAQSEEPPHIVAHFHEWLAGLGLVLCRHRQLPVATIFTTHATLLGRYLCAGSVDFYNKLSEFNLDKEAGDRQIYHRYCLERAAAHCAHVFTTVSQITAIEAEHLLKRAPDIVTPNGLNVKKFSAVHEFQNLHAQSKNRIQEFVRGHFYGHLDFNLDKCLFLFIAGRYEFSNKGADIFLEALARLNYLLRVNHSDVTVIAFFIMPARTNNFNVETLKGQAVRKQLWDTAQTVKERFGKKLYESLLVGQLPDVSKILDKDDLTIMKRAIFATQRQCQPPICTHNMLEDSGDPILNCVRRIGLFNSSADRVKIIFHPEFLSSTSPLLPMDYEEFVRGCHLGVFPSYYEPWGYTPAECTVMGIPSISTNLSGFGCFMEEHIADPSAYGIYILDRRFRGVDESCNQLTSFLFQFCKQSRRQRIIQRNRTERLSDLLDWRYLGRYYIAARHMALAKAFPDDYMYELHEPTSTSGFRYPRPASVPPSPALSRHSSPHHSEGEDEERYDEDLEAEKDRLNIRQPTALPFKNKSSVVLGANGNGGFAKN; translated from the exons atgccgctGGCTCGCAGCCTCTCCGTCACGTCCCTCTCGGGGATGGAGGATTGGGACGAGGAGTTTGAGTTGGAGGACGCAGTTCTTTTTGAAATTGCGTGGGAGGTCGCTAACAAAg TTGGAGGCATCTACACCGTCATCCAGACCAAAGCCCGTCTGACCGCGGAGGAATGGGGGGAGAACTATTTCCTGGTGGGCCCTTACGTGGAGAGCAACGTGCGCACTCAGGTGGAGCTGATCGAGCCCACCAACCCCGTGCTGAAGAGAACCATTGACAAGATGAACTCCAGTGGGTGTAAG GTCTACTTTGGACGCTGGCTCATCGAGGGAAGTCCCTACGTTGTTCTGATCGACGTTGCCTTTACCGCCTGGTCTCTTGACAGCTGGAAGAGGGAACTGTGGGACCTCTGTGACATCGGCGTGCCGTGGTTTGACCGCGAGGCCAACGACGCCGTGCTGTTTGGCTTCCTCACTGCCTGGCTCCTGGGAGAG TACGCAGCCCAGAGTGAGGAGCCCCCGCACATCGTGGCCCATTTCCACGAGTGGTTGGCCGGCCTGGGCTTAGTGTTGTGTAGACACAGACAGCTGCCCGTCGCAACCATCTTCACCACCCATGCCACGCTGCTGGGGCGATACCTGTGTGCCGGAAGTGTGGACTTCTATAACAAACTTTCAGAG TTCAACCTGGATAAGGAAGCAGGCGACAGACAGATTTACCACCGCTACTGTCTGGAGCGGGCGGCTGCTCACTGTGCTCATGTCTTCACCACAGTGTCACAGATCACAGCCATTGAGGCGGAGCACCTGCTCAAGAGGGCACCAG ACATCGTCACTCCTAACGGGCTCAACGTGAAGAAGTTCTCCGCTGTGCACGAGTTCCAAAACCTCCACGCTCAGAGCAAGAATCGGATTCAGGAGTTCGTCAGGGGACACTTCTACGG GCACCTCGACTTCAACCTGGACAAGTGCTTGTTCCTCTTCATTGCCGGAAGGTATGAGTTCTCCAACAAAGGAGCCGACATCTTCTTGGAAGCTTTAGCCAGACTCAACTATCTTCTGAGG GTCAATCACAGTGACGTGACCGTGATTGCGTTCTTCATCATGCCAGCTCGGACAAACAACTTCAATGTGGAGACCTTGAAGGGCCAAGCAGTCAGGAAACAACTCTG GGACACTGCTCAGACTGTGAAGGAACGTTTCGGAAAGAAACTATATGAATCACTTCTAGT TGGGCAGCTGCCAGACGTGTCCAAGATTCTGGACAAGGACGATTTGACCATAATGAAACGCGCCATCTTCGCGACTCAGAGGCAGTGCCAGCCTCCGATCTGCACCCACAACATGCTGGAGGACAGCGGCGACCCCATCCTGAACTGCGTCCGCCGCATCGGCCTCTTCAACAGCTCCGCCGACCGCGTCAAG ATTATCTTCCATCCTGAGTTCCTTTCGTctacctctcctctccttccaatGGATTACGAGGAGTTTGTAAGAGGCTGCCACCTGGGCGTCTTCCCCTCTTACTACGAGCCGTGGGGCTACACACCTG CGGAGTGCACAGTTATGGGGATTCCCTCGATCTCAACTAACCTGTCAGGCTTTGGCTGTTTCATGGAAGAGCACATAGCCGACCCCTCCGCATATG GTATCTACATCCTTGACCGTCGGTTTCGGGGGGTCGACGAGTCGTGTAACCAGCTCACGTCCTTCCTGTTTCAGTTTTGCAAGCAGAGCCGCCGTCAGCGGATCATCCAGAGGAACCGGACTGAGCGTCTGAGCGATCTTTTGGACTGGAGATATCTCGGCAGG TATTACATAGCTGCCCGTCACATGGCTCTGGCCAAGGCCTTCCCTGACGATTACATGTATGAACTTCATGAGCCCACCTCA ACCTCGGGTTTCCGTTACCCTCGACCAGCCTCCGTGCCTCCCTCTCCAGCGCTGTCCCGCCATTCTTCCCCCCATCACAGCGAGGGTGAGGACGAAGAGCGCTACGACGAGGACCTGGAGGCAGAAAAGGACCGGCTAAACATCCGCCAGCCCACCGCTCTGCCATTCAAAAATAAGTCTTCGGTTGTTCTGGGGGCCAATGGAAACGGTGGTTTTGCGAAAAACTGA
- the aspdh gene encoding aspartate dehydrogenase domain-containing protein, which yields MDTSSFSQRIGVVGYGHLGQYLVERILKDGDALGLTLAFVWNRNPDKLKGFVPDELILLDLSSFADRRCDVIVEVCHPHIVKEFGLHFLSRSHFLVGSPSALSDPDLNQKLHRAARQHSRTLYVPSGALWGGQDIQRLNDSGALKALFIRMSKHPSCFRLTGDVLSDWTEQEGRRVLFRGSVAELCPLAPNNVNTMAAAAVAAGTLGFAGVQGEIVSDTALRDYHVVEVEVTGPNGFSVHTVRRNPAKLGAVTGSATYNSFWNSLLVCKGHGGRVYLC from the exons ATGGATACCAGCTCGTTCTCTCAAAGGATTGGAGTTGTAGGCTACGGGCATTTAG GGCAATACCTGGTCGAGAGGATCCTTAAAGATGGAGATGCTCTCGGTCTTACGTTGGCTTTTGTTTGGAACAGAAATCCTGACAAGCTGAAAGGTTTTGTTCCCGATGAACTCATACTTTTGGACCTATCATCGTTTGCAGacag GCGATGTGATGTGATTGTAGAGGTGTGCCATCCTCACATAGTGAAGGAATTTggccttcacttcctgtctcggTCTCATTTCCTG GTGGGCTCTCCTTCTGCCCTTTCTGATCCTGATCTGAACCAGAAGCTGCATCGGGCGGCTCGGCAGCACAGCAGGACACTCTACGTCCCCAGTGGCGCATTGTGGGGAGGCCAGGACATCCAGAGGCTGAATGACAGTGGAGCCTTGAAG GCTCTGTTCATAAGAATGTCCAAGCATCCTTCCTGCTTCCGGCTGACTGGAGACGTCCTCTCTGATTGGACGGAGCAAGAGGGCCGGCGTGTTTTATTCAGAGGCTCGGTGGCGGAGTTGTGCCCGCTCGCTCCGAACAACGTCAACACCATGGCAGCGGCGGCGGTTGCAGCAGGAACACTCGGCTTTGCTGGTGTTCAGGGAGAGATCGTGTCCGACACAGC GTTAAGGGACTATcacgtggtggaggtggaggtgactgGGCCAAATGGCTTTTCAGTACACACAGTGAGGAGGAATCCAGCCAAACTCGGAGCTGTAACCGGCAGTGCAACATACAACTCCTTCTGGAATAGTTTACTAG tttgcaAAGGTCACGGGGGCCGAGTTTACTTGTGCTGA
- the tmem86b gene encoding lysoplasmalogenase, with protein sequence MDILETDAFDRRQRRNMSCALLLSLLPFFLSAALFFYLWTPDSSASIMSAGVKSAPVLLLAAAVLSWNGGQSVLGVVGGLIFSAVGDCCLVWPDLFLPGMAAFGVAHLLYSFTFLSSRYSAYSSSSSSSIWIRSLYLILFMIGGGFYIYMYPFLQKAPDSGVLLPAVGVYIALIVLMGSLAIRTRNMATLLGSLVFMVSDLSLALQVFKVVAPMEHGHVVVMVTYYLAQLLIAVGDVNAANSNDDIAKWKRS encoded by the exons ATGGACATCCTTGAGACAGATGCCTTCGACAGGCGGCAGAGGAGAAACATG TCCTgtgctctcctcctttctctcttgcCCTTCTTTTTGTCCGCAGCTCTGTTCTTCTACCTGTGGACACCTGACTCATCTGCATCCATCATGTCTGCAGGTGTCAAATCAGCACCGGTCCTCCTATTGGCTGCAGCAGTGCTGAGCTGGAATGGCGGTCAGAGTGTCCTCGGTGTGGTGGGAGGATTGATATTCTCTGCTGTTGGTGACTGCTGCTTAGTGTGGCCTGATCTTTTTCTGCCTG GAATGGCTGCATTCGGCGTGGCTCACCTGCTGTACTCATTCACCTTCCTCTCCAGTCGCTATTCGGcatattcctcctcctcctcctcttccatctgGATTCGTTCTCTGTATCTGATCCTGTTCATGATTGGAGGTGGTTTCTACATCTACATGTATCCGTTTCTGCAGAAGGCGCCAGACTCGGGTGTACTGCTTCCAGCTGTCGGGGTGTACATTGCCTTGATTGTTCTGATGGGGTCATTAGCCATCAGAACCCGCAACATGGCAACGCTGTTAGGAAGTCTGGTCTTCATGGTGTCTGACCTGTCACTGGCTCTGCAAGTTTTCAAAGTGGTCGCACCGATGGAGCATGGTCACgtcgttgtcatggtaacataTTATTTGGCACAGCTGCTGATCGCCGTGGGCGATGTTAATGCAGCCAACAGCAATGACGACATTGCAAAATGGAAGCGGTCCTAA
- the hspbp1 gene encoding hsp70-binding protein 1 produces the protein MAEDKQTRRYPPNLQGVLRLAVDAGSAAEGHEPVEPMSEERKLWLKNALAEVSKGQMDEVEKIKQCLAVLSQVGTSETAGEGEDEKDGDDRETAFEILSELCENLDNARDLMTLGGLQLCTSQYLCHAQSGLRWRAAQLIASSAQNMPEVQVHLFTIGALPKLLQLTDSDPDPTVRVKALYAVSCLIREQEAVLQAFLSHDGVSVLMRAMQSDIEKLRTKSAFLLVNLLTSHPEQKDPAVSMGMVQQLVSILRTPHSPLHEHVLGALCCLVEDCPQGLKDCRNPALGLKELLRQRSGELQGKEESQEELDFCERMRLLCFHGQQLDDNGMDR, from the exons ATGGCAGAAGACAAACAGACAAGGAGATATCCGCCGAACCTCCAGGGCGTCCTGCGGCTGGCGGTGGATGCTGGATCCGCCGCAGAGGGACATGAGCCCGTCGAGCCGATGTcagaggag AGGAAATTGTGGCTGAAAAACGCTCTAGCAGAAGTCTCCAAAGGGCAGATGGATGAAGTGGAGAAGATAAAGCAGTGCTTGGCCGTCTTAAGCCAGGTGGGGACGAGTGAAACggcgggagaaggagaggatgagaaggatggagatGATCGAGAAACAGCCTTTGAGATTCTGTCTGAGTTGTGTGAGAACCTGGACAATGCGAGAG ATCTAATGACTCTTGGTGGACTGCAACTGTGTACCTCCCAGTATCTGTGTCACGCTCAAAGCGGCCTGAGGTGGCGTGCTGCCCAGCTCATCGCTTCCTCTGCTCAGAACATGCCGGAGGTGCAGGTCCACCTGTTTACCATCGGGGCGCTGCCAAAGCTACTGCAGCTGACGGACTCAGACCCAGACCCCACCGTCCGAGTAAAAGCCCTCTATGCTGTGTCGT GTCTGATTCGGGAGCAGGAGGCAGTACTCCAGGCGTTCTTGTCCCACGATGGAGTCTCTGTGCTGATGCGAGCCATGCAATCTGACATCGAGAAGCTCAGGACCAAGTCGGCGTTCCTTCTGGTCAACCTGTTGACGTCACATCCAGAACAGAAAG ACCCAGCTGTCTCCATGGGTATGGTACAGCAGCTGGTATCTATTTTGCGCACACCACACTCGCCTCTCCATGAACATGTGCtcggcgccctctgctg TCTGGTGGAGGACTGTCCACAGGGTCTCAAGGACTGCAGGAATCCTGCTCTGGGTCTGAAGGAGTTACTCAGACAGCGGTCAGGAGAGCTACAAGGAAAAGAAGAGAGTCAG GAAGAACTGGACTTCTGTGAGCGAATGAGGCTTCTCTGTTTCCACGGGCAACAGTTGGACGACAATGGGATGGATCGCTGA
- the tufm gene encoding elongation factor Tu, mitochondrial — MAALLGLRACFSALQLSSPSLLHSSFKLCALPLSRRTFAAEAKKTYSREKPHVNIGTIGHVDHGKTTLTAAITKVLAEAGGANFKKYEDIDNAPEEKARGITINASHVEYTTANRHYAHTDCPGHADYVKNMITGTAQMDGCILVVAATDGQMPQTREHLLLARQIGIEHVVVFINKADAVEDKEMVELVEIEIRELLTEFGYDGENTPVVVGSALCALENREPELGVNAVMNLLEVVDSYIPLPKRELEKPFLLPIEGVYSIPGRGTVVTGTMERGIIKKGDECEFVGHNRSFKSVVTGIEMFHKSLDRAEAGDNLGALVRGLKREDLRRGMVLCKPGSIKPHQNIKAQVYVLSKEEGGRHKPFVTNFMPVMFSLTWDMACGVTLPKDKEMVMPGEDTALMLTLRQPMVVEKGQRFTLRDGNKTIGTGLVTELLANTDDQFNWG, encoded by the exons ATGGCGGCGCTTCTGGGACTGCGCGCATGTTTCTCCG CCCTTCAGCTGTCTTCGCCGAGCCTCCTGCACAGCTCCTTCAAATTG TGCGCCTTGCCCCTGAGTCGGCGGACCTTTGCTGCAGAGGCCAAGAAGACGTACAGCAGGGAAAAACCCCACGTCAACATCGGAACAATTGGTCACGTCGATCACGGCAAGACGACCCTGACTGCGGCCATCACAAAAG TGCTGGCTGAGGCTGGTGGTGCCAACTTTAAAAAGTATGAAGACATTGACAATGCCCCCGAGGAGAAGGCTAGAGGGATCACCATCAACGCCTCTCATGTAGAATACACCACAGCCAACAGACATTATGCTCACACGGACTGTCCAGGTCATGCTGACTACGTCAAG AACATGATAACAGGCACAGCCCAGATGGACGGCTGCATCCTTGTGGTGGCGGCCACCGACGGCCAGATGCCTCAGACGCGAGAGCATCTCCTGTTGGCGAGGCAGATTGGCATCGAGCACGTCGTGGTTTTCATCAACAAGGCCGACGCCGTTGAGGATaaggagatggtggagctggtggagatcGAGATCCGCGAGCTGCTTACAGAGTTTGGCTACGATGGCGAGAACACGCCTGTTGTGGTGGGCTCAGCCCTCTGTGCCCTGGAG AACAGAGAACCTGAACTAGGCGTAAATGCAGTGATGAATCTGCTGGAGGTTGTGGATTCTTACATTCCTCTCCCCAAACGAGAGCTCGAAAAACCGTTTCTTCTGCCCATTGAAGGGGTGTATTCAATCCCAG GCAGAGGTACTGTGGTGACCGGCACCATGGAGAGGGGAATCATCAAGAAAGGAGACGAGTGTGAGTTTGTGGGCCACAATCGCAGCTTCAAGTCAGTGGTTACAG GTATTGAGATGTTCCACAAGTCTCTGGACCGGGCTGAAGCTGGAGACAACCTGGGTGCTCTGGTCCGAGGGCTGAAGAGAGAGGACTTAAGGAGAGGGATGGTGTTGTGCAAACCCGGATCCATCAAGCCACACCAGAACATCAAGGCACAG GTGTATGTTCTGAGTAAGGAGGAGGGCGGTAGACACAAACCTTTTGTCACCAACTTCATGCCCGTCATGTTCTCTCTAACCTGGGACATGGCCTGTGGAGTCACTCTGCCCAAGGACAAG GAAATGGTGATGCCTGGCGAGGACACGGCCTTGATGCTCACGCTTCGCCAGCCGATGGTGGTGGAGAAAGGCCAGAGGTTCACCCTGAGAGACGGAAACAAGACCATCGGCACCGGCCTGGTCACAGAACTCCTGGCGAATACCGATGACCAGTTCAACTGGGGCTGA
- the kcnj12b gene encoding ATP-sensitive inward rectifier potassium channel 12 has protein sequence MSVGRAHHKSFVSCEEEGLRPSTMPAVGSFGNGKINTRRKYHSRFVSKGGQCNIHFSNMDEKSQRYISDIFTTCVDVRWRYMFLLFSLVFVVSWLTFGLAFWVIGLLHGDMEKREEGDSFVPCVTQVNTFVAAFLFSVETQTTIGYGARCVTEECPSAVFMVVFQSIMGCIIDAFMIGAIMAKMARPKKRAETLLFSHNAVIALRDGKLCLMFRVANLRKSHIVEAHVRAQLVKPRYTEEGEYIPLDQLDMNVGYDKGTDRLFLVAPLTVIHEIDEESPLFGISKQDLTTSDFEIVIILEGLVEATAMTTQARSSYLPSEILWGHRFEPVIFEEKSQYRIDYAYFHKTFEVPSTPRCSAKDMEERKFPTPSANSFCYENELAFTSRDEEEEGVVPKEENRKYSSELVNELKSSRRESKI, from the coding sequence ATGAGTGTGGGAAGGGCCCACCACAAAAGCTTTGTGTCCTGTGAAGAAGAAGGCCTAAGGCCGAGTACCATGCCTGCCGTGGGCAGCTTTGGCAATGGAAAGATTAACACCAGACGCAAGTACCACAGCCGGTTCGTCAGCAAGGGCGGCCAATGCAACATCCACTTCTCAAACATGGATGAGAAGTCACAGCGGTACATATCGGACATTTTCACAACGTGCGTGGACGTCCGCTGGCGGTACATGTTCCTGCTGTTTAGCCTGGTGTTTGTGGTCTCCTGGCTGACGTTCGGCCTGGCGTTCTGGGTCATCGGCCTCCTGCACGGCGACATGGAAAAACGCGAAGAGGGGGACAGTTTCGTTCCTTGCGTCACGCAGGTCAACACCTTCGTGGCAGCGTTCCTGTTCTCCGTTGAGACCCAGACCACCATCGGGTACGGGGCCCGTTGCGTGACAGAGGAATGCCCGTCCGCCGTCTTCATGGTCGTCTTCCAGTCCATCATGGGCTGCATCATTGACGCCTTCATGATTGGTGCCATCATGGCCAAGATGGCCAGGCCCAAAAAGCGCGCAGAGACTCTCCTGTTCAGCCACAACGCGGTCATCGCCCTGCGTGATGGGAAGCTGTGCCTCATGTTCAGGGTTGCTAACCTGAGGAAGAGCCACATCGTGGAAGCTCACGTGCGAGCCCAGCTGGTCAAGCCCCGATACACGGAGGAGGGCGAATACATCCCCTTGGATCAGCTCGACATGAACGTAGGTTATGACAAAGGCACGGATCGCCTGTTTCTGGTGGCGCCCCTCACTGTCATACACGAGATTGATGAAGAAAGCCCGCTGTTTGGCATCAGTAAACAGGATCTGACGACATCGGACTTCGAGATAGTCATCATACTCGAAGGTTTGGTGGAGGCCACGGCCATGACCACGCAGGCGCGCAGCTCTTACCTGCCCTCAGAGATCCTTTGGGGTCACCGCTTTGAGCCCGTCATCTTTGAGGAGAAGAGCCAGTACCGGATAGACTACGCCTACTTTCACAAAACATTTGAAGTGCCGTCCACCCCCAGATGTAGTGCTAAAGACATGGAGGAGAGAAAATTCCCGACACCTAGCGCCAACTCTTTCTGCTACGAGAACGAGCTGGCCTTCACCAgcagggatgaggaggaggagggagtcgTGCCGAAGGAGGAGAACAGGAAGTACTCATCAGAGCTAGTGAATGAACTGAAGTCCTCTCGTAGAGAATCAAAGATTTGA